The Flavobacterium commune genome contains a region encoding:
- a CDS encoding site-specific integrase: MKVTLRQRQKGKKISLYLDYYKNGKREYEYLGLYLIPEPETGKLTQAQKDENKKILSLAESIRSKRHLEIQNGMYGFNDQEKLKGFFIIYMETLAEKRLESKGNYDNWDSTIKHLRKFCPKDISFGQLDSKFVADFKEYLTKTAKTPSNKNLSDNSAHSYFNKFRAALKQAFKDGIIRSNPAEQVESLPQGDTEREFLTLEELQSILKYECEIPILKTAFIFSCLTGLRWSDINKLVWSEIQHSNDYGWYIRFRQKKTKGAETLPISDQARDLLKEIGEPEERVFKGLKYSAWHNLKLQQWVMKAGISKTITFHCARHTYATLQLTLGTDIFTVSKLLGHKDIRTTQVYAKIIDEKKMEAANRIKLDF; this comes from the coding sequence ATGAAGGTAACTTTAAGACAAAGACAAAAAGGCAAAAAAATAAGCCTGTATCTCGATTACTATAAAAATGGTAAACGAGAGTATGAATATTTAGGACTGTACCTCATCCCGGAACCTGAAACAGGCAAATTAACACAAGCTCAAAAAGACGAAAATAAAAAAATCCTTTCTTTGGCTGAAAGCATTCGTTCTAAAAGACATTTAGAAATCCAAAACGGAATGTACGGATTCAACGATCAAGAAAAACTAAAAGGTTTCTTTATTATCTACATGGAAACCTTAGCCGAAAAACGACTAGAAAGCAAAGGCAACTATGACAATTGGGACAGTACCATCAAACATTTAAGAAAGTTTTGCCCTAAAGATATTTCTTTCGGACAACTTGATAGCAAGTTTGTGGCAGACTTCAAAGAATACTTAACTAAAACAGCTAAAACACCTAGCAATAAAAACCTTTCTGATAATTCAGCACATTCTTATTTCAACAAATTTAGAGCAGCTTTAAAACAAGCTTTTAAAGACGGAATTATCCGCTCCAACCCAGCCGAACAAGTAGAAAGTTTACCACAAGGAGATACCGAAAGAGAATTTCTAACCCTCGAAGAATTACAAAGCATCCTAAAATACGAATGTGAAATTCCAATTCTAAAAACAGCTTTTATATTCAGTTGTCTAACAGGTTTAAGATGGTCTGATATAAACAAATTAGTATGGTCAGAGATACAACACTCTAATGATTACGGTTGGTACATTCGTTTCAGACAAAAGAAAACCAAAGGCGCAGAAACATTGCCAATTTCAGACCAAGCTCGTGATTTATTAAAAGAAATAGGAGAACCTGAAGAAAGAGTATTCAAAGGACTCAAATACAGTGCCTGGCACAACCTAAAATTACAACAATGGGTAATGAAAGCTGGAATAAGCAAAACTATTACATTTCATTGTGCTAGACACACCTATGCCACCTTGCAATTAACTTTGGGAACTGATATATTTACAGTATCAAAATTATTAGGACACAAAGACATCAGAACAACCCAGGTCTATGCCAAAATAATTGATGAAAAGAAAATGGAAGCTGCTAACCGAATTAAACTTGATTTCTAA
- a CDS encoding helix-turn-helix domain-containing protein, translated as MSSNMAIPKTCTYCGKAYIAKTTLTRYCCLKCNSRHYKQKAKEEKIQNSLIEQQQTMQSLQTLPTANPNSLTNKNYLCVQDAADLIGVSRWTINRMIKRGDLQTHKFGRKKIIERSQIDKLFN; from the coding sequence ATGAGTAGTAATATGGCCATACCGAAAACCTGTACTTATTGTGGAAAAGCTTATATAGCCAAAACCACATTAACCCGCTATTGTTGCCTAAAGTGTAATTCTAGACACTACAAACAAAAAGCCAAAGAAGAGAAAATTCAAAACTCTTTAATAGAGCAACAGCAAACAATGCAAAGTTTGCAAACCTTGCCAACTGCAAACCCTAACTCACTAACCAACAAAAACTATTTATGCGTTCAAGATGCTGCCGATTTAATCGGGGTTAGTAGATGGACAATAAATAGGATGATTAAACGAGGGGATTTACAAACACACAAGTTTGGGAGGAAGAAAATAATTGAGCGTTCACAAATAGATAAACTTTTTAATTAA
- the mnmE gene encoding tRNA uridine-5-carboxymethylaminomethyl(34) synthesis GTPase MnmE: MLNNDSIVALATASGAGAIAVIRISGQDAISIANSVFKSIKEKDLTKQKTHTLHLGHIVDGAKTLDQVLVSIFKGPNSYTGENTVEISCHGSTYIQQQIIQLLLRNGCRMADAGEFTLRAFLNGKLDLSQAEAVADLIASDNEASHQIAMQQMRGGFSNEIAKLREELLNFASLIELELDFAEEDVEFADRSQFNELLNRIEFVLKRLIDSFAVGNVIKNGIPVAIVGEPNVGKSTLLNALLNEERAIVSDIAGTTRDTIEDELVIGGIGFRFIDTAGIRETQDYVESIGIKKTFEKIEQAQVVLYLVDSYELSVVSLEALKIEIEKVKNQFPLKPLLIVINKMDLLSEEKIKLIETQLTTHNAQLQFISAKNKVGIDELKNKLLSFVNTGALRNNETIVTNTRHYDSLLKALEEIQKVKYGLETNLSSDLMALDIKEALYQFGMITGQVTNDELLGNIFANFCIGK, from the coding sequence ATGCTAAACAACGATTCTATAGTAGCACTAGCCACAGCTTCAGGTGCCGGAGCCATTGCCGTTATCCGTATTTCAGGTCAGGATGCCATCAGCATCGCTAATTCAGTTTTTAAATCAATTAAGGAAAAAGACTTAACTAAGCAAAAAACGCATACGCTGCATTTAGGGCATATTGTTGATGGTGCAAAAACTTTGGATCAGGTACTGGTTTCTATTTTCAAAGGACCTAATTCTTATACTGGCGAAAATACTGTTGAAATTTCCTGTCACGGCTCTACTTATATTCAGCAGCAAATTATTCAGTTATTGCTTCGAAATGGCTGTCGAATGGCCGATGCAGGAGAATTTACATTACGTGCTTTCTTGAACGGAAAACTCGATTTATCACAAGCCGAAGCCGTAGCCGATTTAATTGCGTCTGACAACGAAGCTTCACACCAAATTGCGATGCAGCAAATGCGTGGCGGATTTTCGAATGAAATTGCCAAATTACGTGAAGAATTATTGAATTTTGCTTCTTTAATTGAACTCGAATTAGACTTTGCAGAAGAAGATGTGGAATTTGCCGATAGAAGTCAGTTTAATGAATTATTGAACAGAATCGAATTTGTTTTAAAACGATTAATAGATTCGTTCGCTGTTGGAAATGTTATCAAAAACGGAATTCCGGTAGCCATTGTAGGCGAACCTAATGTTGGAAAATCAACCCTTTTGAATGCTTTGTTGAATGAAGAGCGCGCCATTGTTTCAGACATTGCCGGAACAACTCGTGACACTATCGAAGATGAATTAGTCATTGGGGGAATCGGCTTCCGTTTTATAGATACGGCCGGAATTCGTGAAACTCAGGATTATGTAGAAAGCATTGGAATCAAAAAAACTTTCGAAAAAATAGAACAGGCACAAGTGGTTCTTTATTTAGTTGACAGTTATGAGTTATCGGTTGTGAGTTTAGAAGCTCTAAAAATTGAGATTGAAAAAGTTAAAAATCAATTTCCTTTAAAACCACTTTTGATTGTTATCAATAAAATGGATTTGCTTTCAGAAGAAAAAATCAAGTTAATTGAAACACAACTCACAACACACAACGCACAACTTCAATTTATTTCCGCTAAAAATAAAGTAGGAATTGATGAATTAAAAAATAAATTATTATCGTTTGTCAACACTGGTGCTTTACGCAACAACGAAACAATTGTAACCAACACCAGACATTACGATTCGTTGTTAAAAGCGCTGGAAGAAATTCAAAAAGTAAAATATGGCCTAGAAACCAATCTTTCCAGCGACCTGATGGCTCTGGACATAAAAGAAGCTTTATATCAATTTGGGATGATTACCGGACAGGTTACAAACGACGAATTATTAGGGAATATTTTTGCTAATTTTTGTATCGGGAAGTAA
- a CDS encoding universal stress protein, whose amino-acid sequence MKRILFPTDFSEAATNAFVHALEFAKSVDGELVLLHAFDLPVFDSQYFPENYMLIYESVELAEFEVFKDELPKLHAIAQKRNLSHIKMTHRLMDGDLLHTIERAIKEDQIDYIIMGTEGAKNWSDLLLGTQTTAVISDVSIPVFSIPAKAVFKPIKNIVFTTRFRPKDKIALKEVLVIAKKMKAKIKCLYVKKDSSDVTKETIKEWETEFANEPIDFNVIFSEEVKESILDFIMFKDVNVLVMLTYKRNFFENLFHHSLTEDCAAHLDIPILAIPIE is encoded by the coding sequence ATGAAACGCATCTTATTTCCTACCGATTTTTCTGAAGCTGCAACCAATGCTTTTGTACATGCTTTAGAGTTTGCCAAAAGTGTTGATGGAGAGTTAGTGTTGCTGCACGCCTTTGATTTGCCTGTTTTTGACAGTCAGTATTTTCCGGAAAATTACATGTTGATATATGAATCAGTAGAATTGGCTGAATTTGAGGTTTTTAAAGATGAGTTGCCTAAACTGCACGCAATTGCTCAAAAACGCAATTTGAGTCATATTAAAATGACGCATCGATTGATGGACGGCGATTTATTGCACACCATAGAAAGAGCCATCAAAGAAGATCAAATTGATTATATCATTATGGGAACCGAAGGAGCTAAAAATTGGTCAGATTTACTGCTCGGTACGCAAACTACAGCGGTAATCTCTGATGTAAGTATTCCTGTTTTTAGCATTCCTGCTAAAGCAGTATTTAAACCTATAAAAAATATTGTTTTTACAACCCGATTTAGACCCAAAGATAAAATAGCATTGAAAGAAGTTTTAGTAATTGCTAAAAAAATGAAGGCAAAAATTAAATGTCTTTATGTGAAAAAAGACAGTTCGGATGTGACAAAAGAAACTATCAAAGAATGGGAAACCGAATTTGCTAATGAACCGATTGATTTTAATGTGATTTTTAGCGAAGAAGTCAAAGAAAGTATTTTGGATTTTATCATGTTTAAGGATGTCAATGTTTTGGTTATGTTGACTTACAAACGCAATTTTTTCGAAAATTTATTCCATCATAGTTTAACCGAAGATTGTGCTGCTCATTTAGATATTCCTATTCTGGCAATTCCAATAGAGTAA
- a CDS encoding MutS-related protein, whose amino-acid sequence MDIYKSKLTFFTGELNKINKKYNTISLFRLLSIFLFLASIYFYIQKSEGFWILLAVIFFTSFLFLMRIHSRLSFQRLLTKALLQISEDEISFLKREKIPFENGVEFQDFHHPYAYDLDIFGEHSLFQNLNRTATFIGKKIFATSLLYKATNDKIIANQQAVKELTEKLDWRQEFLAFAKVSQDNQSSYEALLKWSKSSRSDLSKTAIVLSYVFPALFLGTLIAYLITNSIIFLSCMSYVFVINLIFLGKFFKRIQSEIANADNIDKIIAQYGLLVKKIEDEKFHSQKLIDLQKRLQFKSANASTHFKKLSELFSRMDTIANLVTATVFNGTFLFNFHVLKALLKWKKEHSEAIEDWLIVIGEFEKLNSLANFSYNNPDFVFPTINSDYKIGFSNLSHPLLNPKTRVGNDTLFYPQSFMILTGSNMSGKSTFLRSLGINMVLGGMGCVVCASEATIHPLPVLVSMRLSDSLSDSESYFFAEIKRLKQIMDCLEVEPAFVLLDEILRGTNSDDKRNGTIEVLKKVIAKKAIGAIATHDIEVCLTTNDYPEILSNNCFEVEIKDNDLHFDYKLREGICKNKSATFLMKKMEVI is encoded by the coding sequence ATGGATATTTATAAATCTAAGCTTACTTTTTTTACTGGTGAATTAAACAAAATCAACAAAAAATACAATACAATCAGTTTGTTTCGATTGTTGAGCATTTTTCTGTTTCTAGCTTCAATCTATTTTTACATTCAAAAATCGGAAGGATTTTGGATTCTTTTGGCAGTGATATTTTTTACTTCCTTTTTGTTTTTAATGCGAATTCATTCCCGATTGTCTTTTCAAAGACTTTTAACAAAGGCATTGTTGCAAATTAGTGAAGATGAAATTTCGTTTTTAAAAAGAGAAAAAATCCCTTTTGAAAACGGAGTGGAATTTCAGGATTTTCACCATCCTTATGCCTATGATTTGGATATTTTCGGAGAACATTCCTTGTTTCAGAATCTAAACAGAACCGCTACTTTTATTGGTAAAAAAATATTTGCAACATCTTTATTGTATAAGGCGACTAATGACAAGATTATAGCTAATCAGCAAGCCGTAAAAGAATTAACTGAAAAGTTAGATTGGCGTCAGGAGTTTTTGGCTTTTGCCAAAGTAAGTCAGGACAATCAAAGTAGTTATGAAGCTTTGTTGAAATGGAGTAAAAGTTCCCGTTCGGATTTATCAAAAACGGCAATTGTTCTTTCTTATGTTTTTCCTGCTTTGTTTTTAGGAACATTGATTGCGTATTTGATTACTAACAGCATTATATTTTTGAGTTGTATGTCGTATGTGTTTGTTATTAATTTAATTTTTCTGGGAAAATTTTTTAAACGAATTCAAAGCGAAATTGCAAATGCCGATAACATTGATAAAATTATTGCCCAATATGGTTTGTTGGTAAAAAAAATTGAAGACGAAAAATTTCATTCTCAAAAGTTAATTGATTTGCAAAAAAGACTTCAATTTAAATCAGCCAATGCAAGTACACATTTTAAAAAATTATCAGAGTTGTTTTCAAGAATGGATACTATTGCAAATTTAGTTACAGCTACAGTTTTCAATGGTACGTTTCTCTTTAATTTTCATGTTTTAAAAGCATTATTAAAGTGGAAAAAAGAGCATTCTGAAGCTATTGAAGATTGGTTAATTGTAATTGGCGAATTCGAAAAACTCAACAGTCTGGCTAATTTTTCATATAACAATCCGGATTTTGTTTTCCCAACTATTAATTCCGACTATAAAATTGGTTTTTCTAATTTGAGTCATCCTTTGTTAAATCCAAAAACGAGAGTAGGGAATGATACTCTTTTTTATCCGCAATCATTTATGATTTTAACGGGTTCTAATATGTCCGGAAAAAGTACTTTTTTGAGAAGCTTAGGGATTAATATGGTCTTGGGCGGTATGGGTTGTGTAGTTTGTGCTTCAGAAGCTACGATTCATCCTTTGCCGGTTTTAGTTTCCATGCGATTATCTGATTCTTTGTCTGATAGTGAATCGTATTTCTTTGCTGAAATAAAACGCTTAAAACAAATTATGGATTGTTTGGAAGTTGAGCCAGCTTTTGTTTTGCTTGACGAAATTTTAAGAGGTACTAATTCGGATGATAAACGCAACGGAACTATCGAAGTGCTAAAAAAAGTAATTGCTAAAAAAGCGATTGGTGCTATTGCGACACACGATATTGAAGTTTGTTTGACTACCAATGATTATCCGGAAATTTTAAGCAATAATTGTTTTGAAGTTGAAATTAAAGACAATGATTTGCATTTTGATTACAAATTAAGAGAAGGTATTTGTAAAAATAAAAGTGCTACTTTTTTAATGAAGAAAATGGAGGTTATCTAA
- the dnaN gene encoding DNA polymerase III subunit beta codes for MKFIVSSSYLLKQLQVLGSVINSSNTLPILDNFLFELDNNELTVSSSDLETTMSATLSIDSTSKGSVAVPAKLLLEILKTFPEQPLTFTVEENSTIEISSNSGKYALAYAPGEEFPKAINLDDPSVTLVPADVLATAVSKTIFAAGNDDLRPVMSGVFFQFSPQGLTFVATDAHKLVKYARTDVTASHVADFIMPKKPLTILKNILSTSDAEVKIEYNDSNATFSFDNYVLMCRLIDGKYPNYEAVIPKENPNKLMIDRSQFLSSVRRVAIFSNKTTHQIRLKIAGAELNVSAEDIDYSNKAEERLTCDYQGDDMQIGYNSRFLTEMLTNLQSDMIMLEMSLPNRAGILTPIDGLEEGETVTMLVMPVMLNS; via the coding sequence ATGAAATTTATAGTATCGAGTTCCTACTTATTAAAGCAATTACAGGTTTTAGGAAGCGTTATCAACAGCAGCAATACTTTGCCTATTTTGGATAACTTCTTATTCGAATTAGACAATAACGAATTAACTGTTTCTTCTTCTGATTTAGAGACAACAATGTCGGCTACTTTGTCAATCGACTCTACCAGTAAAGGAAGTGTTGCCGTACCTGCTAAATTGCTTTTGGAAATTTTAAAAACTTTCCCGGAACAACCTTTGACTTTTACTGTAGAAGAAAATAGCACGATAGAAATTAGTTCTAACTCTGGAAAATATGCCTTAGCCTATGCTCCTGGAGAAGAATTCCCTAAAGCAATCAACTTAGATGATCCATCAGTAACTTTAGTTCCTGCCGATGTTTTGGCAACTGCGGTTAGTAAAACTATTTTTGCTGCCGGAAACGACGATTTGCGTCCGGTAATGTCAGGAGTATTCTTCCAGTTTTCACCTCAAGGTTTGACTTTTGTTGCTACTGATGCTCATAAATTAGTAAAATACGCTCGTACTGATGTTACTGCATCTCACGTTGCTGATTTTATTATGCCTAAAAAACCATTGACTATTTTAAAAAATATTCTTTCTACATCAGACGCTGAAGTAAAAATTGAATACAACGATTCGAATGCTACTTTTTCTTTTGACAACTACGTGTTAATGTGTCGTTTGATTGATGGAAAATATCCAAATTACGAGGCTGTTATTCCAAAGGAAAATCCAAACAAATTAATGATTGACCGTTCTCAGTTTTTAAGTTCTGTACGTCGTGTGGCTATCTTTTCGAATAAAACAACACACCAAATTCGTTTGAAAATTGCCGGTGCTGAATTGAATGTTTCTGCCGAAGATATTGATTATTCCAACAAAGCCGAAGAAAGGTTAACTTGTGATTACCAAGGTGATGATATGCAAATAGGTTACAACTCTCGTTTCCTTACAGAAATGCTAACTAACTTACAATCAGACATGATTATGCTTGAAATGTCATTACCAAATCGTGCCGGAATTTTAACTCCAATTGACGGATTAGAAGAAGGTGAAACAGTAACTATGCTTGTTATGCCGGTAATGCTAAATAGTTAA
- the gldG gene encoding gliding motility-associated ABC transporter substrate-binding protein GldG, producing the protein MIAAKKRNLKSVVITIAILLVLNIVGNYFFHRFDLTKDKRYTLSQTSLNIIKEVKEPLSIKIYMEGDLPAEFKRLQQETKELLEEFQAYNSNIVFEFVNPLENEDESMNNIKALYMKGMTPVNITVDDKGKQSQAMVFPWAIAVYHNKEVNIPLLKNIMGASTTEKVIGSVQHLEYSIADALNKITKEKQKKIAVIKGNGEIQDVLIAKFLLQIRESYHIGPFTLDSVAKNPVGSLEALQKYDLAIIAKPTETFSDSEKQVLDQFIINGGKTMWLVDQVAVEMDSLYNDAGATLAFPRDLNLNDMFFKYGIRINPDIVKDEQGSPIKLATGEQGSATQYQTFNWKFAPLVYPASKHPIVKNLGGIKFDFANPIDTLKNGIKKTVLLQSSQYSKKTGTPTEVNLNIVAEETSPNHYINTGNIPMAVLLEGKFHSAFENRVLAFKQNDFESTGKSNKMIVISDGDIIKNQLDKNFAPVELGFDQRSGNLYDNKDFLLNCVNYLLDDSGLINIRSKDLDLPLLDKEKVFENYTQTQVITIGLPILILTLFGAVFSFLRKRKYSR; encoded by the coding sequence ATGATAGCTGCCAAAAAAAGAAATCTTAAATCAGTCGTAATTACAATTGCAATTCTGTTAGTATTAAATATTGTTGGTAATTACTTTTTTCATCGTTTTGATTTAACCAAAGACAAAAGATATACCTTATCTCAAACTTCTTTAAATATTATCAAAGAGGTCAAAGAACCGCTTTCGATAAAAATTTATATGGAAGGTGATTTACCTGCCGAATTCAAAAGATTACAACAGGAAACCAAGGAATTATTAGAAGAATTTCAAGCTTACAATTCGAATATTGTTTTCGAATTTGTGAATCCTTTAGAAAATGAAGACGAAAGCATGAACAACATCAAAGCGTTGTACATGAAAGGTATGACTCCTGTAAACATTACCGTTGACGACAAAGGAAAACAATCGCAGGCAATGGTTTTTCCATGGGCAATTGCTGTATATCACAATAAGGAAGTGAATATTCCGCTCTTAAAAAACATTATGGGTGCTTCCACCACCGAAAAAGTAATTGGCTCCGTTCAGCATTTAGAATATTCGATAGCCGATGCTCTGAATAAAATTACCAAAGAGAAACAAAAAAAGATTGCGGTAATCAAAGGAAACGGAGAAATTCAGGATGTTTTAATTGCTAAATTCTTGTTGCAAATAAGAGAAAGTTACCACATTGGCCCATTTACTTTGGATTCAGTTGCCAAGAATCCTGTTGGCAGTTTAGAAGCCTTGCAAAAATACGATTTAGCTATTATTGCCAAACCTACTGAGACTTTCTCTGATAGTGAAAAACAAGTTTTAGATCAATTCATCATCAATGGTGGAAAAACCATGTGGCTGGTAGATCAGGTAGCTGTAGAAATGGATAGTTTGTACAACGATGCCGGAGCAACTTTAGCTTTTCCAAGAGATTTGAATTTGAACGATATGTTCTTTAAATACGGTATCAGAATCAATCCTGATATTGTAAAAGACGAACAAGGAAGTCCTATAAAACTAGCCACAGGAGAACAAGGAAGTGCTACCCAATACCAGACCTTCAACTGGAAATTTGCTCCTTTAGTTTATCCGGCAAGCAAGCATCCTATTGTGAAAAACCTGGGCGGAATCAAATTTGATTTTGCGAATCCAATTGACACTTTGAAAAACGGAATCAAGAAAACGGTTTTATTACAATCGTCTCAATATTCTAAAAAAACAGGAACACCTACAGAAGTCAATTTGAATATTGTAGCCGAAGAAACCAGCCCCAATCATTACATCAATACCGGAAATATTCCTATGGCGGTGTTACTCGAAGGAAAATTCCATTCAGCATTTGAAAACAGAGTTCTAGCTTTCAAACAAAACGATTTTGAATCCACAGGAAAAAGCAACAAAATGATTGTGATTTCGGATGGCGATATTATCAAAAACCAATTGGATAAAAACTTTGCTCCTGTTGAATTAGGATTTGATCAACGCTCGGGAAATTTATACGACAATAAAGATTTCCTGCTTAACTGCGTCAATTACCTGCTTGATGACAGCGGACTTATTAACATTCGAAGCAAAGATTTAGATTTGCCTTTATTAGACAAAGAGAAAGTTTTCGAAAACTACACTCAGACGCAAGTCATAACTATCGGGCTTCCAATTCTAATTTTAACACTTTTTGGAGCCGTATTTAGTTTTTTAAGAAAGCGCAAATACAGCAGATAG
- the gldF gene encoding gliding motility-associated ABC transporter permease subunit GldF, translating to MKALLLREIKSFFGSPIGYLVIAIFLITNGLFLWVFEGDYNIPNSGFADMSPFFTLAPWILIFLIPAVTMRSFSDERKQGTLELLLTKPLSVWQITNGKFLGAVLLIIIAIIPTFIYVKVISTLGMPEGNIDMGSTIGSYFGLLFLIGAYSAIGIFTSTLSDNQIVAFILSVFLCFFFYFGFDGFSSIIPSFSSIISAIGMQAHFKSMSRGVIDTRDIIYFISVMTAFLSFTVYQLKSFKL from the coding sequence ATGAAAGCCCTATTATTACGTGAAATTAAATCCTTTTTTGGTTCGCCCATAGGTTATTTAGTGATCGCCATTTTTCTAATCACCAACGGATTATTTCTGTGGGTTTTTGAAGGAGATTACAATATTCCTAACTCAGGTTTTGCCGATATGTCTCCGTTTTTTACGCTTGCGCCTTGGATTTTAATTTTCCTGATTCCGGCAGTAACCATGCGCTCTTTCTCTGACGAAAGAAAACAGGGAACATTGGAATTATTACTGACTAAACCTCTGTCTGTTTGGCAAATAACCAACGGTAAATTTCTGGGTGCTGTACTTTTAATAATCATAGCCATTATCCCAACATTTATTTATGTCAAAGTAATTTCAACTTTAGGAATGCCCGAAGGCAATATCGATATGGGAAGCACTATTGGTTCTTATTTTGGACTTTTATTCTTAATTGGAGCTTATTCTGCAATAGGAATCTTCACTTCTACCCTTTCTGATAACCAAATTGTAGCTTTTATACTTTCGGTGTTTTTGTGTTTCTTTTTCTATTTTGGATTTGACGGTTTTTCGAGCATCATTCCTTCTTTTTCTTCGATTATTTCAGCCATAGGAATGCAGGCTCATTTTAAAAGTATGAGCCGTGGCGTGATTGACACCAGAGACATTATTTACTTTATAAGTGTAATGACAGCGTTTCTGTCATTTACTGTTTACCAACTTAAATCTTTTAAATTGTAA
- a CDS encoding SAM hydrolase/SAM-dependent halogenase family protein, with protein MSIITLTTDYGLKDHFVGALKGKILSEYPEAQIIDISHDIDPFNTVEASYIIGAAYPSFPKGTIHLIGVDMELNKENQHIVMQWNDSYFIAADNGILSMLSQKIVPQKIVAINIHDRLPNDASGLDVFVTVACHIARGGLLNVIGKEINAVKEVTEMKAVASNDNNSLKGHVIYIDHFGNVVTNINKKQFLEVAKGRPYEIQMKTKNIKTILPNYSAIAISDKYPIKNYEGEQLAIFNEAGFLEIAIFRSNPSKVGSANSLLGLNYRDVVTIEFKN; from the coding sequence ATGTCAATAATTACCCTTACTACCGATTACGGCTTGAAAGATCACTTTGTTGGTGCATTAAAAGGGAAAATTTTATCTGAGTATCCGGAAGCCCAAATTATTGATATTTCACATGATATAGACCCGTTTAACACTGTTGAAGCCAGTTACATCATTGGTGCAGCCTACCCTAGTTTTCCTAAAGGAACCATTCACCTGATTGGTGTGGATATGGAATTAAATAAGGAAAACCAGCACATTGTAATGCAATGGAACGATTCTTACTTTATTGCTGCAGATAATGGAATTTTAAGCATGCTTTCGCAAAAGATTGTTCCTCAAAAAATTGTAGCCATCAACATACATGACCGTTTACCAAACGATGCTTCAGGACTAGATGTTTTTGTCACAGTGGCTTGCCATATTGCCCGTGGTGGTTTACTGAATGTTATTGGAAAAGAAATCAATGCGGTCAAAGAAGTAACCGAAATGAAAGCCGTAGCCTCCAATGACAATAACAGCCTGAAAGGACATGTTATTTATATAGATCATTTTGGAAATGTGGTGACCAATATCAACAAAAAACAATTTCTGGAAGTGGCTAAAGGCCGACCGTATGAAATCCAGATGAAGACCAAAAACATCAAAACCATATTGCCTAATTATTCGGCAATTGCCATTTCAGACAAATACCCAATCAAAAATTATGAAGGAGAACAACTCGCCATTTTTAACGAAGCGGGGTTTCTGGAAATTGCCATTTTTAGAAGCAATCCTTCTAAAGTAGGTTCAGCAAACAGCTTACTGGGATTGAATTACCGCGATGTGGTAACCATAGAATTTAAGAATTAA